The sequence below is a genomic window from Brachyhypopomus gauderio isolate BG-103 chromosome 5, BGAUD_0.2, whole genome shotgun sequence.
ACAAAGCCAGCCATGCAGCGCAGTGCTAGGACAACTGGCCAATCAGGCCTCGAGCACGTTAGATTGACGTGACCGTCGACCACTGAGCGGGTAGGTCTAAAAGTAATCAGTCCCGCCTCCTCGGAGAGTGTTAGAGATCTTCGGTAATGGCGACAGGTTTGGTAAGTAAAAAGTTCGGGGGCGATTACACGGGGGACGGAAACACGGGCGGTGTTCGGTCCACACGGCCGTGGACGTGACGGGAGACGGAGGTTGTCGGCGTGGCCGGTGGGAAGACTGTCATTCATTCTTTCCTTTGAAAACGACAACTTACGAGTAGATGCGTTTTTTTTTCGTGGTGACGTTTGTTGTTTTGCTGCTGGTTGGTAGTTGCGCTGCTGGATGGAGCAGATGGTGGAACCCAGAAGGTCCGTGTGATGTCCACCACGTCCACCTGGTCCAGCAGGTCCACCTGGACCATCTGAGCAGCTGCTCCTCCAACCCAGCACCCGCGTTTGGTGTGTTTTTCGTGGAGCAGGAGGAATCTCCTCCATTCATTTGCTCCTCTCGGGTTCTTGGCCGTGTCTGGACTTGTTGACATTCTTTTGTTTACTTGGTGGAGATGTTTGTGTCCGTGGGTCTGGACGTGTGGACGGGACACGGGACACGAGGTGTGTCCTACATGTCTTCACCGAGGTCCGTCTGGGtcttgtgttggtgtgtgtagtggtggaggtgattCACGTCTCTTTGTTTCACTTTAGGAACCAACACTCTCCTACATGTAGTTTAATGTTCATGAACATGTGTTGGGGATTAATAGATCCTGTTAATTACACACGCGTCTCTACAGACGGAGTTAACTTGGATTATTTATTCCTTCCTTTGCGTATTTGCTGAAAATATCAAGTTAACAGTTAAAACCAGTTGGATGTCGAAATCGACCAAAGATCGCCCGCTATGAAACGACACTCGTCGTCATGGAATTTAGTTTAATCCCTGAAATCGGTTGTTGTAATTTAATTTCTCGTAACGTCTCGGCCGCTGTTACTGATCCCGTGTTACGCAGTTGTGAATGAATGAGCGCAGCTGCGCATGCGCGAGCAGTGTGGAGTTTATAAACAAGGCTTTGCGTGCAAGAGGGTCACGTGACCAGCCTTCGCCAAACGGGGACTGGAAGTTCTGAAACAAAGAACACGGAGACGGTCTACAGACACGGAGACGGTCTACAGACACGGAGTCTTAAGACTTGGAGTCTACAGACACGGAGACTGTCAAATGGCCAAATGCCCATTTGAAGTTTTGCTTCATGTTTTGTTCTGTGTCCCAGTTTACATAATAACAATGCTTATCGCAAGCAGAAAACAGCTACAACCTTGATATttttgctatatatatatatatatatatatatataaaacgtggcagttatatataattttatatattttcataataaataatacaaaaaattaattaaactaCTAATTTAATTTAGGATGGTTTGTCAGTCAATGTCTTCTGTTCCTTCATTCTATTGAACATATAGTTTAAATATGTTATACTTTCTAAGatttgtgtccatttagtaTTTTAGGTACATTTAGTATTTTAAGTTAAACTAATTACAGATTACTAATTCACTGCTGCCAATACTAAATCCTTACAGCTTCCTTTttgtcttttactgtcttcagCCCGGACAGGTGTCATGGCATAACAAGGTATGGGGAGTGAAGACCCCACAAGTCTCCCCCAAAGTTCAGGAATCCCAAACGGACTGTTCAGGCATGGATGAGGCTTTTGACTTGCTGAAGTGCAATGAAAACCTGCCTTCTTCTCCAGGGTGCCCGTCCAGCGAGGGCCACATGGAATATGGTACTTCTGTCTCTGTTCGTACGTTcgtttgttcattcattcattcattcattcattcattcattcattcattcattcattctctgTTTACCTCTTTCACAGATGATTTGCCAGAGCTACAGGAGGTTCAGGATGACCAGTTGTCCACAGCGGTGTTCCCGATGACGCCGGGCGTGTCACATGAGGAGGGACCGGGCCAGGGCTGGAGTGGGCCGTCTGAGAGTAGCTCCTCCCACACAAACTGGCTGACTGAGCTGGCCAACATCGCCACCAGTCCCCAAAGCCCCTTACTGCAAAACACCCCTCACAACAGGTCAGGAACACGGAGTCACATATATGTTAACAAATGACACCTGTCAGAAAGGTTATAGTGGCGTATTTGActgttttcatcacattaaGCCCAACCCTTGATTTACCACCTTTGAACCTTTTCCCTCAGTAGTCAGTCACATCTCACCATCATCCAGTCTTCTCTGGCTTTTTCATTGTTCAAATTGTGAACTCTTCCACATGCTGTCTCCTCACGTTGTCTCCTCACGTTGTCTCCACACGTTGTCTCCTCACGTTGTCTCCACACGTTGTCTCCTCACGTCGTCTCCTCACGTTGTCTCCACAGGTCGTCTCCTGTGCGTATCTTTGCCAGCAGTAACAGTTTACATTCCTATGCACGTCCACCGTTGGCCTCCAGCGCCCCCGGACCTGCTCGCAGTCACACGAGAGAACGACGACGCCTGCgggtacagaacacacacacacacacacacacacacacacacacacacacacacacacacacacacacacacacacctgccccacacacacacacacacacacacacacacctgccccacacacacacacacacacacacacacacacctgccccacacacacacacacacacacacacacacacacacctgccccacacacacacacacacacacacctgccccacacacacacacctgccccacacacacacacacacacacacacacacacacacacacacacacacacacacacctgccccacacacacacacacacacctgccccacacacacacacacacacacacctgccccacacacacacacctgccccacacacacacacacacctgccccacacacacacacacacacacacacacacacacacacacacacacacctgccccacacacacacacacacctgccccacacacacacacacacacacctgccccacacacacacacatcttcctccgcacacactcactcacacacacacacctgccccccacacacacctttctccacacacacacttgccccacacacacacacacctgccccccccacacacacatcttcccttgtgtacacacctgccccacacacacacacacacacacacacacacacacacacacacacacctgtcttggttctcccgatgtttcttcctattccccaccatcatagggagtttttcctcgccactgtcgcctttggctcattagggatctggacccatacgattgtaaagctgctttgtgacaacatgtgttgtgaaaagtgctatataaataaatttaactttgacttttactttgacctgcccacacacacacacacacacacacacacacacacacctggctcacacacacacacacacacacaccgacctgctccccacacacacatgcccaacaCACCTGCTCAATACATACATGTCCAcctgcccaacacacacacgcacgaaaACTTTCCCAACACACATgttcacctcaacacacacaggcattacACACATGTTAAtcttcccaacacacacatatccagctgcccatcacacacacacctggccaaAACACGTCCAcctgcccaacacacacacgcccacctgACCGAGACTCACACATCTGCTtgcccaacaaacacacacacacacacacacacacacacacctgcccaccacactcacattcacttgTCCAACACGCACACGTCCTCCTGCCCAACACGTACAAATctgcttaacacacacacacacacacacacacatatccacttGCCCAACGCACATTTCCACCTGCCTAACACACACGTGTCCACCTGCCAGAATGCATCACTAGCCCCTCTGGCATTCATCACCTTAGCTGCATGCTACTGTCATCTGTGAGACTTGTAATTTTGACATTACATTATTTTGCTCATCTTGCCGTTTTAGGCGAGCAGTGAGTCGGAGTCTTCGGTCTTCTGCGTGTCTCCCCTGTCCGACGATGACGACATGGGGTGGTCACACTCATGGCCGTCCACCGTCTGGCACTGCTTTTTGAAAGGTATACACAGACGAACAGAGAATCTGAGTGGGAAACAAacaacattttgtttgtttggtgtgACTGAAGATCACTCATACACTACAGAATCATACTTTAGTAGCTGTTGTGTAGGTCTGTGCACCAGCTGATAAAAGGGAGAATGTATTCACGCACTTCTCAGTTGTGTGGGGGGAAAAACAGctgacttttttcttttttacttcaTCCCTTTGTTAAGTGTGCACCAGCCATTTTATGAATGAGCTGTTGTGGGTGCTTTAGCGCCCTCTGCTGTTACATATGCACCATAACAACGGAAAAAGAGCAAAAACAAGTTGAGAGAATGGGCCAATGGGAGGGGAGCAAGCACACCAGTCATCTGAGATGACTCCACCCATTTCTCCCTCCACTCTCAGTTCCTGAGGAACGGTGTGAAGCCCAGTTTGGTTTTACAGCCTTATCCGAATCCGAAGAACACCCGAATGTTCAAGATTCTGCCTCATTGACTAAAGTACCGGGCCGTGTGTAAAAGccccgggtgtgtgtgtgcaggaacacgtCTGCGCTTCCATAAAGGGCCCAACATGGAGTGGCGGGATGTGGAGGACGTGGCCGAGTCGGAGGAGGAGTCTGATGATGACGGCGGCCTGCACGTCGGTCCTGTTAAGGTGAAGCTCCCCTGATGTTCCACACAAGTCGATTAGCGAGACGCCTCACTTGAAATGACTCCGATTCGTCCTCTCGTCAACACAAACCCTACAGGTTGTGGGATTTCAGTGAGGACGGCGTGGACGACGAGTACAACATTGACACTCCGTCTTGCTTTGCAGAGCTTTGGGTCTGAGGGGTTGAAGCTCGTGGTCTTGGAGGAGACCGTGTCTTTTGGGCAGTCTGTTCTGAAATTAACCTTTGACCCCGGTTCTCCAGAGGCAGGGCTTCTGACTGCTGAGTGCCAACTTGACCATCCGTTTTATGTGAGAAATAAAGGTAAACAGATAATAGGTGTAGTGATGCTTCGTTCATATTTTAAAGCATTGTGAATTTGATTTATGTATTTCTTTTTAAGAAGGGCCATGTATGTGAAAATAGTCTGGAGGGTCAAAACATGGACACTTA
It includes:
- the hbp1 gene encoding HMG box-containing protein 1 isoform X2, translated to MATGLPGQVSWHNKVWGVKTPQVSPKVQESQTDCSGMDEAFDLLKCNENLPSSPGCPSSEGHMEYDDLPELQEVQDDQLSTAVFPMTPGVSHEEGPGQGWSGPSESSSSHTNWLTELANIATSPQSPLLQNTPHNRSSPVRIFASSNSLHSYARPPLASSAPGPARSHTRERRRLRASSESESSVFCVSPLSDDDDMGWSHSWPSTVWHCFLKGTRLRFHKGPNMEWRDVEDVAESEEESDDDGGLHVGPVKSFGSEGLKLVVLEETVSFGQSVLKLTFDPGSPEAGLLTAECQLDHPFYVRNKGWSSFYPSLTVVQHGIPCYEMQVGDVCLPPGHRDAINCDDSTVFDTFRSYDFTPLDSSAVYVLSSMARQRRASQSSGGTVSPDCDKLEPSGSAHHSPSSKSQRHSSGGSGATPTKCKRPMNAFMLFAKKYRVEYTQMYPGKDNRAISVILGDKWKKMKNEERRMYTMEAKALAEEQKRLNPDCWKRKRTNSGSQQN
- the hbp1 gene encoding HMG box-containing protein 1 isoform X1 produces the protein MATGLPGQVSWHNKVWGVKTPQVSPKVQESQTDCSGMDEAFDLLKCNENLPSSPGCPSSEGHMEYGTSVSVHDLPELQEVQDDQLSTAVFPMTPGVSHEEGPGQGWSGPSESSSSHTNWLTELANIATSPQSPLLQNTPHNRSSPVRIFASSNSLHSYARPPLASSAPGPARSHTRERRRLRASSESESSVFCVSPLSDDDDMGWSHSWPSTVWHCFLKGTRLRFHKGPNMEWRDVEDVAESEEESDDDGGLHVGPVKSFGSEGLKLVVLEETVSFGQSVLKLTFDPGSPEAGLLTAECQLDHPFYVRNKGWSSFYPSLTVVQHGIPCYEMQVGDVCLPPGHRDAINCDDSTVFDTFRSYDFTPLDSSAVYVLSSMARQRRASQSSGGTVSPDCDKLEPSGSAHHSPSSKSQRHSSGGSGATPTKCKRPMNAFMLFAKKYRVEYTQMYPGKDNRAISVILGDKWKKMKNEERRMYTMEAKALAEEQKRLNPDCWKRKRTNSGSQQN
- the hbp1 gene encoding HMG box-containing protein 1 isoform X3, yielding MDEAFDLLKCNENLPSSPGCPSSEGHMEYGTSVSVHDLPELQEVQDDQLSTAVFPMTPGVSHEEGPGQGWSGPSESSSSHTNWLTELANIATSPQSPLLQNTPHNRSSPVRIFASSNSLHSYARPPLASSAPGPARSHTRERRRLRASSESESSVFCVSPLSDDDDMGWSHSWPSTVWHCFLKGTRLRFHKGPNMEWRDVEDVAESEEESDDDGGLHVGPVKSFGSEGLKLVVLEETVSFGQSVLKLTFDPGSPEAGLLTAECQLDHPFYVRNKGWSSFYPSLTVVQHGIPCYEMQVGDVCLPPGHRDAINCDDSTVFDTFRSYDFTPLDSSAVYVLSSMARQRRASQSSGGTVSPDCDKLEPSGSAHHSPSSKSQRHSSGGSGATPTKCKRPMNAFMLFAKKYRVEYTQMYPGKDNRAISVILGDKWKKMKNEERRMYTMEAKALAEEQKRLNPDCWKRKRTNSGSQQN